In Phycisphaerae bacterium, the following proteins share a genomic window:
- the mfd gene encoding transcription-repair coupling factor — MLTSIVEDQRLREIASLFDRATRVAIEGIWGSSAPFAAAAVAKLTGKRLLYVTAHLDQADDVQEDLELFTGQPVDVFPGWEADLPENLASDEIAAERLNVLTRLRLDPDQVRIVVAPVQALVFPVPQPGSFIHESFELKHGGTLDVEAFAQWLVDHGYTRLDRVEQPGDFAIRGGIADVYPSGVGHPVRVELFGDQIDSIRRFDPATQRSTDAMDYFYLPATSDYLLKLPGCPVFDYFLDTDTIICWHEPVEVSELAQTFVSRLKDPVGVYPFHAISRQTQRFNQLALIRFPGELFPHRARIEFAALPRFEAKPDAAVAQVIELAAEYDTTVFCENQAEIERFSQLLASADPHAAQRITLRVGLLHRGFLWPDRKLALVGHHEIFHRYEHRHRLKRSPVAAVTEAYGELETGDYVVHVQHGIGKYEGLKVVRRGDRSEEVLVIKYAGNVSLQVPVWQADQVQKYIGAFRGHPQLSQLGGKTWQKTKEKVGEAVSSLAAEMLEIQARREATGGIAYPPDTDWQRQLEESFIYQETEDQLLAIRDIKQDMQRPRAMDRLLCGDVGYGKTEIAMRAAFKALEAGYQVAVLVPTTILAEQHYRTFSERLAEFPFTVESISRFKSRKQQKDVLQRTVVGRVDVLIGTHRLLSKDVRFANLGMVVVDEEQRFGVAHKERLKQLRATVDVLTLTATPIPRTLHMSLIGLRDISTLATPPLDRRSIQTEIRKLDWALVRQAILREMNRDGQVYFVHNYVKDIQQIAEHVQAAVPEARIVIGHGQMDEKELEKVMLAFLRRQADVLVCTTIIESGVDIPTVNTIIINNADRFGLADLHQLRGRVGRYKYRAHAYLMLPPKRPLTPIAERRLRAIEEYSELGAGFRIAMRDLEIRGAGNILGPEQSGHIAAVGYELYCQLLAETVDRLQDRPAETHRKANLDLPLVGALPKKYVASERDRLQIYQRLAGAERVDDVDQLERDLNDIHGRLPDPTRMLLDLARLRLVAGRWGVRTAVLRDEDLVFHLDDATRCQELFSRSQIPPRFADPREVHLRLPPRYREPATLVRILFKLFSPAHEPQTAT, encoded by the coding sequence GGATCTGGGGAAGCTCCGCGCCCTTCGCCGCCGCAGCCGTCGCCAAGCTCACCGGCAAACGCCTCCTCTACGTCACCGCCCACCTCGACCAGGCCGACGACGTCCAGGAAGACCTCGAACTCTTCACCGGCCAGCCCGTCGATGTCTTCCCCGGCTGGGAGGCTGACCTCCCCGAGAACCTCGCCAGCGACGAAATCGCCGCCGAACGGCTCAACGTCCTGACCCGCCTGCGACTGGACCCCGATCAGGTCCGCATCGTCGTCGCCCCCGTCCAGGCCCTCGTCTTCCCCGTCCCGCAGCCCGGCAGTTTCATCCACGAGTCCTTCGAACTCAAACACGGCGGCACCCTCGACGTCGAAGCCTTCGCCCAGTGGCTGGTCGACCACGGCTACACCCGCCTCGACCGCGTCGAACAGCCGGGCGATTTCGCCATTCGCGGCGGCATCGCCGACGTCTATCCCAGCGGCGTCGGCCACCCGGTGCGCGTCGAACTCTTCGGCGACCAGATCGACTCCATCCGGCGCTTCGATCCCGCCACCCAGCGATCCACCGACGCCATGGACTATTTCTACCTGCCCGCCACCAGCGACTACCTCCTCAAACTGCCCGGCTGTCCCGTGTTCGACTACTTCCTCGACACCGACACCATCATCTGCTGGCACGAACCCGTCGAAGTCTCCGAACTGGCCCAGACCTTCGTCTCACGCCTCAAGGATCCCGTCGGCGTCTACCCCTTCCATGCCATCTCGCGCCAAACCCAGCGGTTCAACCAACTCGCCCTCATCCGATTCCCCGGCGAACTCTTCCCCCACCGTGCGCGAATCGAATTCGCCGCGCTGCCCCGATTCGAAGCCAAACCCGACGCCGCCGTCGCCCAGGTCATCGAACTCGCCGCCGAATACGACACCACCGTCTTCTGCGAAAACCAGGCCGAGATCGAACGCTTCAGCCAACTGCTCGCCTCCGCCGACCCCCACGCCGCCCAGCGCATCACGCTCCGCGTCGGCCTCCTGCACCGCGGCTTCCTCTGGCCCGACCGCAAGCTCGCCCTCGTCGGACACCACGAGATCTTCCACCGCTACGAGCACCGCCACCGCCTCAAACGCAGCCCCGTCGCCGCCGTCACCGAGGCCTACGGCGAACTCGAAACCGGCGACTACGTCGTCCATGTCCAGCACGGCATCGGCAAGTACGAGGGCCTCAAGGTCGTCCGACGCGGCGACCGCTCCGAAGAAGTCCTCGTCATCAAGTACGCCGGCAACGTCAGCCTCCAGGTCCCCGTCTGGCAGGCCGACCAGGTCCAGAAGTACATCGGAGCCTTCCGCGGCCATCCCCAGCTCAGCCAGCTCGGCGGCAAAACCTGGCAAAAAACCAAGGAAAAAGTCGGCGAAGCCGTCTCCAGCCTCGCCGCCGAAATGCTCGAAATCCAGGCCCGGCGCGAAGCCACCGGCGGCATCGCCTACCCGCCCGACACCGATTGGCAGCGCCAGCTCGAAGAGTCCTTCATCTACCAGGAAACCGAAGACCAGCTCCTCGCCATCCGCGACATCAAACAGGATATGCAGCGGCCGCGGGCCATGGACCGACTCCTCTGCGGCGACGTCGGCTACGGCAAAACCGAAATCGCCATGCGCGCCGCCTTCAAAGCCCTCGAAGCCGGTTACCAGGTCGCCGTCCTCGTTCCCACCACCATCCTCGCCGAACAGCACTACCGAACCTTCTCCGAACGGCTCGCCGAGTTTCCCTTCACCGTCGAAAGCATCAGCCGATTCAAAAGCCGCAAGCAACAGAAGGACGTGCTCCAGCGAACGGTGGTGGGGCGGGTCGACGTCCTGATCGGAACCCACCGGCTCCTCAGCAAGGACGTCCGCTTCGCCAACCTCGGCATGGTCGTCGTCGACGAGGAACAGCGCTTCGGCGTCGCCCACAAGGAACGACTCAAACAGCTCCGCGCCACCGTCGACGTCCTGACCCTCACCGCCACGCCCATCCCGCGAACCCTCCACATGTCCCTCATTGGCCTGCGCGACATCAGCACCCTCGCCACCCCGCCCCTCGACCGCCGGTCCATCCAGACCGAAATCCGCAAGCTCGACTGGGCACTCGTCCGACAGGCCATCCTCCGCGAAATGAACCGCGACGGACAGGTCTACTTCGTCCACAACTACGTCAAGGACATCCAGCAGATCGCCGAGCACGTCCAAGCCGCTGTGCCCGAAGCCCGAATCGTCATCGGTCACGGACAGATGGACGAAAAAGAACTCGAAAAGGTCATGCTCGCCTTCCTCCGCCGACAGGCCGACGTCCTCGTCTGCACCACCATCATCGAAAGCGGCGTCGACATCCCCACCGTCAACACCATCATCATCAACAACGCCGACCGCTTCGGACTCGCCGACCTGCATCAGCTTCGCGGCCGCGTCGGACGATACAAGTACCGGGCGCATGCCTACCTCATGCTCCCGCCCAAACGACCGCTCACCCCGATCGCCGAACGCCGACTCCGCGCCATCGAGGAATACTCCGAACTCGGCGCCGGCTTCCGAATCGCCATGCGCGATCTGGAGATCCGCGGCGCCGGCAACATCCTCGGCCCGGAACAATCCGGCCACATCGCCGCCGTCGGATACGAACTCTACTGCCAACTCCTCGCCGAAACCGTCGACCGACTCCAGGACCGCCCAGCCGAGACCCACCGCAAAGCCAACCTCGACCTGCCACTCGTCGGCGCCCTGCCCAAAAAATACGTCGCCTCCGAACGCGACCGTCTCCAGATATACCAGCGGCTCGCCGGAGCTGAACGCGTCGACGACGTCGATCAACTCGAACGCGACCTCAACGACATCCACGGCCGCCTCCCCGACCCGACCCGCATGCTCCTCGACCTGGCCCGCCTGC